The following coding sequences lie in one Cloeon dipterum chromosome 1, ieCloDipt1.1, whole genome shotgun sequence genomic window:
- the l(2)37Cd gene encoding general transcription factor 3C polypeptide 5, with product MAQREVNHDFISEISCVKFPGIVKDSGVQQAIQALGGNAALSQTFSRGQKLELNFNPDSMFHKSTYGDLEKTDAVLMRVKKKSGEATVVGVIKDSYSFKNLCDFQFLPPGDPDTTVFPLSTVANPKALMASDVEPPLYLTAMNLSRMDVPSMYSFSNRSLITSGRVSRRNHTQRVPFSMTAQFPNERIPGAIKLAKIKDLQSKVNAAEELFKKRPLWTRAAILSTLNIDKYAAIVILPCVSFFFLGGPWRLTWCRHGYDPRKDPDAKMWQTIEFRAQSLELRKHLRRRFDEKDDYIFKEGDIPSQVNSLYQLIDIHVKEIQDLLVDSPFKTCHEKFGWITSATTDKIRKIIDEKANEAVIAKYGRSLPANQTEDQEDSDDSLMVLSNKDSDTSEDAEDFTSDDDD from the exons ATGGCTCAAAGGGAAGTCAATCACGATTTTATTTCGGAAATTTCGTGTGTTAAATTTCCTGGCATAGTAAAAGACTCAGGAGTGCAGCAAGCTATCCAAGCCCTCGGTGGCAATGCGGCCCTCTCGCAG ACTTTTTCTAGAGGTCAAAAGTTAGAACTGAATTTCAATCCTGACAGTATGTTTCACAAATCGACATATGGAGACTTAGAAAAGACTGATGCAGTTCTCATGAGAGTAAAAAAGAAGTC AGGCGAGGCGACAGTTGTTGGAGTGATTAAAGATAGTTACTCGTTTAAAA ACCTATGCGACTTTCAGTTTCTTCCCCCAGGTGACCCAGACACTACTGTGTTCCCATTGTCTACAGTAGCCAACCCCAAGGCTCTGATGGCTAGTGATGTTGAGCCCCCACTTTACCTGACGGCTATGAATCTGTCTAGGATGGACGTGCCGTCAATGTACTCATTCTCAAATCGCTCCCTCATTACAAGTGGAAGAGTCTCAAGACGTAATCACACTCAGAGGGTACCCTTCAGCATGACAGCGCAATTTCCCAATGAACGTATTCCTGGTGCCATCAAATTAGCTAAAATCAAAGATCTCCAAAGCAAGGTGAATGCTGCGGAGGAGCTCTTCAAGAAGCGCCCTCTGTGGACTCGAGCTGCTATTCTTTCCACGCTCAACATTGACAAATATGCTGCTATAGTTATCCTTCCCTGTGTGTCCTTCTTTTTTCTG GGTGGACCTTGGAGGCTGACTTGGTGTCGACATGGCTACGACCCGAGGAAAGACCCAGATGCAAAAATGTGGCAGACAATTGAATTCAGAGCGCAATCTCTAGAGTTGCGGAAACACTTAAGACGAAGATTTGATGAGAAAGATGACTATATTTTCAAAGAAGGCGACATTCCTTCTCAAGTCAACAGTTTGTACCAG TTGATCGATATTCACGTCAAAGAAATTCAAGACTTGCTTGTGGACTCCCCTTTCAAAACTTGTCATGAGAAATTTGGTTGGATAACTTCAGCAACAACtgacaaaataagaaaaataattgatgaaAAGGCTAATGAAGCAGTTATCGCTAAATatg GCCGATCATTGCCAGCGAATCAAACTGAGGACCAAGAAGATAGTGATGATTCACTGATGGTACTAAGCAACAAGGATTCGGATACATCAGAGGATGCAGAGGATTTCACATCAGATGATGACGATTGA